One window of Metopolophium dirhodum isolate CAU chromosome 3, ASM1992520v1, whole genome shotgun sequence genomic DNA carries:
- the LOC132940328 gene encoding LOW QUALITY PROTEIN: insulin receptor substrate 1 (The sequence of the model RefSeq protein was modified relative to this genomic sequence to represent the inferred CDS: deleted 1 base in 1 codon) — MSLLLAQFTDSPKPRNAMAGVVKIGYLKKNKNMRKKFFVLREETAGGGPARLEYYETEKKWRNNAMPKKVIVLKSCFNIDKRVDARTKKTLICLYTKESSFYIQFDSDKERDEWLDLMLVLQRVTKDFGPGVSLKEPFEHIWHISILKKELGMNANLIGMTGLCLCDKKVSIMKYPTKSKEQKSMDIMLSSIRRCGALGTFFYMEVGQSSPFGSGHIWMDTWNNDVATSVHETIMGASSRNHDPRFRMRSSSFNEGSRLINCPIRQRSSCFYDENHPGLRFKNNSQSSSTLNNGNIDLTRAGSVRERCDSMPLRPRTISENTTSSTRSFNGILSPKQTFHKGCNCVSASSSLSAFNDSNLSTWDSSLSKSTDTTDGISSFYTSLNDHRSAILEEKQEDFVSYTPLDKEEDSLRQTSDSNVNNNINLINNNIVGNKSSSSSQAGSCCDSNSPYGSPINVDDTYIPLNPSGTSETSPPPDGYLPMKPGYTFSSNCVNVMPLEGHSNSKQEPTEMPQTEFESPEGYVPMAPVGRMSDYVSMDCKQGSIESGTPSTDTRFSDIHLDKVCAYLTPSEDEGPIERPTRAYSVGSRPDGLREKIDKINADRTRTRAFSVGSRGRLPPTGLPRNGYQSGSTSMSEHSDSGDRMEIDFSCNSKSRRHYSATCRTLSIQPPADLSPRSSPKLCPSPDPSCTHRPTGRSPPKSIVSSVDIKRTLSGAVHGISRSPPTSSHTYLSPTLERVSEVPGIELVDSYTPMKPSQGLFPCENTSMVVEESNKKNYVNVWEAASSTFPLMKMIGGLNWKKNKKRNTAPVLEQLVPMADEGIDEVDGYTTIRPGVHTIPVREQQIGQSSDAVLDAICDGLADIVFSDPSHIVTYNSQNHSKSDNSVTSLDG, encoded by the exons atgagcTTGTTATTGGCCCAATTTACTGACTCACCTAAGCCTAGAAACGCTATGGCTGGTGTTGTTAAGATtggatatttgaaaaaaaataagaatatgagaaaaaagttttttgtaCTTCGAGAAGAGACTGCAGGTGGTGGACCTGCACGCCTAGAGTAttatgaaactgaaaaaaaatggaGAAACAATGCAATGcctaaaaa agTAATTGTGTTAAAGTCGTGCTTCAATATAGACAAACGTGTAGATGCGCGTACTAAAAAGACACTGATATGTTTGTATACCAAGGAAAGTTCCTTTTATATACAATTCGATAGTGACAAAGAACGCGACGAGTGGTTGGACCTTATGTTGGTTTTACAACGAGTTACTAAAGATTTTGGACCTGGTGTTTCACTCAAAGAACCTTTCG AGCATATTTGGCACATCTCTATACTAAAAAAAGAGTTGGGAATGAATGCGAATTTAATAGGTATGACTGGACTCTGTTTATGTGACAAAAAAGTGAGCATAATGAAATATCCAACTAAATCAAAAGAACAAAAATCTATGGATATAAtg ttGTCAAGTATTCGTCGATGTGGAGCTTTgggtacatttttttacatggaAGTAGGACAAAGTTCTCCATTTGGTTCTGGTCATATATGGATGGATACATGGAACAATGATGTTGCAACTAGTGTTCACGAAACTATAATGGGCGCATCAAGTCGAAATCATGATCCTAGATTTAGAATGAGATCATCATCATTTAATGAAGGATCACGACTAATAAACTGTCCAATAAGACAGCGTTCTAGTTGTTTTTATG ATGAGAATCACCCTGGGCttcggtttaaaaataatagtcaaaGTTCCTCAACTTTAAATAATGGAAATATTGATTTAACTCGTgcag GATCAGTTAGGGAGCGTTGTGATAGCATGCCATTGCGACCACGCACTATTAGTGAAAACACAACTTCATCAACGCGTTCTTTCAATGGAATTCTATCTCCAAAACAAACTTTCCACAAAGGTTGTAATTGTGTTTCTGCATCTTCATCATTATCAGC gtttAACGATTCTAACTTGAGTACCTGGGATTCGTCTCTATCAAAATCTACAGATACCACAGATGGAATCTCTTCATTTTATACGAGTCTTAATGACCACCGTTCTGCAATACTTGAGGAAAAACAAGAAGATTTTGTTTCTTATACTCCATTAGACAaag AAGAAGATTCTTTGAGACAAACAAGTGAcagtaatgttaataataatattaacttgattaacaacaatattgttGGTAATAAATCCAGTTCCTCTTCTCAG gcGGGTTCTTGTTGTGACTCAAATAGTCCATATGGCTCACCAATCAATGTAGATGATACATATATTCCTTTAAACCCTTCTG gTACATCTGAAACGTCTCCACCACCAGATGGATACCTTCCAATGAAACCAGGATATACTTTTTCTAGTAACTGTGTAAATGTTATGCCATTGGAAGGACATAGTAATTCTAAACaag AACCTACTGAAATGCCTCAAACAGAATTTGAATCACCTGAAGGCTATGTTCCTATGGCACCCGTTGGTAGAATGTCTGATTATGTATCTATGGATTGTAAGCAAGGATCTATTGAATCTGGTACACCTTCTACAGACACTCGCTTTTCCGACATTCATCTGGATAAAGTATGTGCATACCTTACACCATCTGAGGACGAAGGACCTATTGAAAGGCCTACTCGAGCCTATTCTGTTGGTTCCAGACCAGATGGCTTGAGAGAGAAAATTGACAA aattaatgcTGATCGAACAAGAACGCGTGCATTTTCAGTTGGCAGCCGCGGTCGATTACCCCCAACTGGGTTACCCCGGAATGGATATCAATCTGGTTCGACCAGTATGTCTGAACATAGTGATAGTGGCGATCGAATGGAAATAGATTttagttgtaattcaaaatctcGTCGTCATTATTCGGCAACATGTCGCACATTGTCTATTCAGCCACCAGCAGATTTATCACCAAGGTCATCACCTAAACTTTGTCCTTCTCCTGATCCATCATGTACTCATAGACCAACTGGTCGTTCTCCTCCAAAATCTATAGTGTCTTCTGTAGATATTAAAAGGACACTATCTGGAGCTGTTCATGGTATTTCTAGATCACCTCCAACATCTTCACATACGTATTTGTCACCTACATTAGAAAGAGTTTCAGAGGTGCCTGGTATTGAACTTGTTGATAGTTACACGCCAATGAAACCGAGCCAAGGATTATTTCCCTGTGAAAA cACAAGTATGGTGGTAGaagaatcaaataaaaaaaattatgtaaatgtatgGGAAGCAGCAAGTAGTACGTTTCCACTCATGAAAATGATTGGAGGtttgaattgg aaaaaaaacaaaaaacgtaACACAGCTCCAGTTCTAGAACAACTTGTTCCCATGGCTGATGAAGGCATTGATGAAGTAGATGGTTATACGACTATTAGGCCAGGTGTTCATACAATACCGGTACGAGAACAACAGATTGGTCAGTCTTCTGATGCCGTGTTAGATGCCATTTGTGATGGACTTGCGGATATAGTGTTCTCAGACCCATCTCATATTGTCACATATAATTCTCAAAACCACTCTAAGTCAGATAACTCTGTTACTTCACTGGATgggtaa